One part of the Engraulis encrasicolus isolate BLACKSEA-1 chromosome 17, IST_EnEncr_1.0, whole genome shotgun sequence genome encodes these proteins:
- the LOC134467525 gene encoding uncharacterized protein LOC134467525, with product MEVDENQPDENQPDVRRDALSTDVPPPHPYHDYAVPPLTPEEQLEAARKHIIEQDKLIAQLKDKVFSVSRFQCDDGQMSFYTGFPDYDTFKAVYMTLQPTATNMVGWSQAQRLKQTEVQVTRQAFNIPKLATMDQFFLFLCCLRQGFAEQDLAVRFGVSQSTVSRICVTWANYLYFMLGSLPIWPSKATVDECMPTCFRNTYPDTRVILDCTEIYVQMPSLKVLKSKIYSHYKGNPTFKGLIGIAPSGEVSFVSDLYTGSISEKEITELSGILAMLEEGDLVMADKGFLIKEMLSKLNVSLVTPPFLGPSGTFNADEVTETQTVARLRIHVERAIRRIKEFHIFDGVIPMTLVGSVNQMWAVSAMLTNFQGPLF from the exons atggaggtggatgaaaacCAGCCTGATGAGAACCAACCTGATGTGAGAAGGGATGCCTTGAG CACAGATGTACCTCCTCCACACCCGTACCATGATTATGCTGTTCCACCGCTGACACCAGAGGAACAACTTGAGGCGGCTCGCAAGCACATCATTGAGCAAGACAAGTTAATAGCACAACTTAAAGATAAAGTGTTCAGTGTGTCAAGATTCCAGTGTGATGATGGTCAGATGTCATTTTACACTGGATTCCCAGACTATGACACCTTTAAAGCTGTGTATATGACTCTACAGCCCACAGCCACGAACATGGTTGGATGGAGTCAGGCTCAAAGGCTCAAACAAACAGAAGTACAGGTCACTAGACAGGCATTTAATATCCCCAAACTTGCAACTATGGAccagttctttctctttctctgttgcctCAGACAGGGGTTTGCTGAGCAGGACCTTGCGGTGCgctttggtgtgtcacagtcaactgtgagcagaatctgtgTCACCTGGGCTAACTATCTATACTTCATGTTAGGATCTCTCCCCATTTGGCCTTCAAAAGCCACAGTAGATGAATGTATGCCTACTTGTTTTCGAAACACTTACCCAGACACCAGAGTCATTCTAGACTGTACAGAAATATATGTGCAAATGCCTAGTTTGAAGGTACTTAAATCCAAAATCTATTCCCATTACAAGGGCAAcccaactttcaaaggcctgattgGAATTGCCCCGTCTGGTGAGGTGTCATTCGTTAGTGACCTGTACACAGGCTCCATATCCGAGAAGGAGATTACAGAATTGTCCGGCATCCTAGCAATGCTTGAAGAAGGCGATTTAGTCATGGCAGACAAAGGGTTTCTGATTAAGGAAATGCTATCAAAATTAAATGTCTCCCTTGTGACTCCACCCTTTTTAGGCCCAAGTGGCACTTTCAATGCAGATGaagtcacagaaacacaaacagtcGCAAGACTTCGTATTCATGTTGAACGTGCGATAAGGAGAATAAAAGAATTCCACATATTTGATGGCGTCATTCCCATGACACTAGTAGGCTCTGTTAACCAGATGTGGGCAGTGAGTGCAATGTTAACAAACTTCCAAGGCCCATTATTCTGA